One window from the genome of Eucalyptus grandis isolate ANBG69807.140 chromosome 7, ASM1654582v1, whole genome shotgun sequence encodes:
- the LOC104429777 gene encoding aspartyl protease family protein At5g10770, whose product MEGSFFCVFKRALLFLSLQVLMICSMHQGYSYGVEGKITSHTVSVSSLLPSPSCSPSTTKASNRKSTLEVIHKHGPCSQLVQDQNPLNHTKILLQDESRVKWIQSKSFNSSDSLKSLAVASLPAKSGITIGTGNYLVNVGLGTPKKNLTLIFDTGSPLTWTQCQPCVGSCYNQSDPIFNPSQSSSYSNVSCASTACSQLSSGHGGSRCNGTCQYSIRYGDNSSSTGFFATEKLTISPTEVIDNFKFGCGENNQGLFGTAAGLIGLSDSNISIVEQTAATYGKYFSYCLPSSTSFTGHLTFGKDSTAPSSVSFTPLSTVPQSSQFYGISIVGIRVEGKPLSIPSTVFSNGSAIIDSGTVITRLPPTAYSALRTTVRKAMANYTTAPAVSLFDTCYDFSKESTVVIPSITFSFAEGVNIDLDPSGIFYVEDASHVCLAFAANGADSDLVIYGNTQQRTFEVVYDVAGRKLGFSPNGCS is encoded by the exons ATGGAGGGCTCATTTTTCTGCGTGTTTAAGAGggctctcctctttctctctctccaagtcCTCATGATCTGCTCCATGCATCAAGGTTATAGTTATGGAGTAGAAGGGAAGATTACAAGCCACACCGTGTCAGTTAGCTCTCTGTTGCCTTCTCCTTCTTGCTCACCTTCCACTACcaaag CTAGCAACCGGAAGTCGACCTTGGAGGTAATTCACAAGCATGGCCCATGCTCTCAGCTTGTTCAAGACCAAAATCCTCTGAATCACACCAAAATCCTGCTCCAAGATGAATCAAGGGTGAAGTGGATTCAGTCCAAATCCTTCAACAGCAGCGACAGCCTAAAATCTTTGGCGGTGGCAAGTCTTCCAGCGAAGTCCGGCATCACCATTGGCACTGGCAACTACTTAGTGAACGTCGGCCTTGGCACGCCAAAAAAGAACCTCACTCTCATTTTCGACACCGGCAGCCCTCTCACGTGGACCCAGTGCCAGCCATGCGTGGGATCTTGCTACAATCAGTCTGACCCAATCTTTAACCCATCGCAATCATCGTCCTATTCCAATGTCTCGTGTGCCTCGACAGCATGCTCTCAACTTTCTTCCGGCCACG GTGGTTCGCGATGCAACGGAACTTGTCAATATTCCATCCGATATGGGGACAATTCATCTTCGACAGGCTTCTTCGCAACTGAGAAGTTGACAATATCGCCGACGGAGGTGATCGACAATTTCAAATTTGGCTGCGGTGAGAACAACCAAGGCCTCTTTGGTACAGCTGCAGGGTTGATCGGACTCTCAGACAGCAATATCTCCATCGTGGAACAAACAGCGGCCacatatggaaaatatttctccTACTGCTTGCCCTCTTCCACTAGCTTCACTGGACACTTGACTTTCGGCAAGGACAGCACAGCACCGAGCTCAGTTAGCTTCACGCCGTTATCGACGGTCCCACAAAGCTCGCAATTCTATGGAATAAGTATCGTCGGAATCAGGGTAGAGGGAAAACCTCTATCAATACCATCGACGGTCTTTTCAAATGGAAGCGCGATTATCGACTCGGGAACTGTCATTACCCGATTACCTCCAACAGCCTATAGCGCCTTGAGAACCACAGTCAGGAAAGCGATGGCGAATTACACGACAGCGCCGGCAGTTTCCCTTTTCGATACTTGCTATGACTTTAGCAAGGAGAGCACAGTCGTGATCCCATCGATAACATTCTCTTTCGCCGAGGGAGTCAACATCGACTTGGACCCAAGCGGGATATTTTACGTCGAGGATGCCTCGCATGTTTGCCTAGCTTTTGCAGCGAATGGTGCTGATAGTGATCTGGTCATTTATGGTAATACGCAACAGAGAACGTTTGAAGTGGTGTATGATGTTGCTGGAAGAAAGCTAGGCTTTAGTCCAAATGGCTGTTCCTAA